From Spirosoma aerolatum, one genomic window encodes:
- a CDS encoding tetratricopeptide repeat protein, giving the protein MDHEAQTILWKKTKVTGRIFPRLIRTVFIIHCSLIITQCTRDTDEAAQFFLKGNVQLQKREYREAIRYYSEAIAKKGDFADAYNNRGLAKFRNDDREGALADYSRAIDLDPDFATAYFNRAEVRLELGDATGSLGDLEHIENQYRDSTFYHSRLGDVYTQLNRVGPAQVAYDRALQLAPANVEALTNRGALYYTQKAYGSAQQDIRRALQLNPKQDAALNNQSLLLAHEGKYAEALPYVEQALALQPRQPYYLNNKAYLLLKLNRPAEALPLVEESLKRNEQNAWAHLTMGIYWLSQHQPAKAVTEFRRAETLDASVEQLYYYLGTTEWAMGHMAEACTAWQRGDAAGDEQARAEYRAKCKKR; this is encoded by the coding sequence ATGGATCATGAAGCTCAAACCATACTCTGGAAGAAGACAAAAGTAACAGGCAGAATCTTTCCGAGGTTAATTCGTACCGTATTCATTATCCATTGTTCATTAATCATTACTCAATGTACTAGAGATACCGATGAAGCAGCCCAGTTTTTCCTGAAAGGAAATGTACAGTTGCAAAAACGTGAGTATCGGGAGGCTATTCGGTATTATTCGGAGGCTATTGCCAAAAAGGGTGATTTTGCCGATGCATACAACAACCGGGGGCTTGCCAAATTTCGGAACGATGATCGGGAAGGAGCACTGGCCGACTATTCCCGAGCCATTGATCTGGACCCCGATTTTGCCACGGCTTATTTTAATCGTGCGGAAGTTCGGCTGGAACTGGGGGATGCGACCGGGAGCCTGGGGGATCTGGAGCATATCGAAAACCAATACCGCGATTCGACGTTTTACCATTCCCGCCTTGGCGACGTGTATACACAACTGAACCGGGTAGGGCCTGCCCAGGTTGCCTACGACCGTGCCCTGCAACTAGCCCCAGCCAATGTCGAAGCGCTGACCAACCGGGGGGCGTTGTATTATACACAAAAAGCATACGGTTCTGCGCAGCAGGATATCCGCCGGGCTTTACAGCTGAATCCCAAACAGGATGCCGCCCTGAACAATCAGAGTTTGCTCCTGGCTCATGAGGGGAAGTATGCCGAAGCATTGCCGTATGTTGAACAGGCATTGGCGTTACAGCCTCGTCAACCGTATTACCTCAACAACAAAGCCTATCTGCTCCTGAAACTGAACCGCCCAGCCGAGGCCTTACCCTTGGTTGAAGAATCCCTGAAACGGAATGAGCAGAATGCCTGGGCACACCTGACCATGGGGATTTACTGGCTTAGCCAGCATCAACCGGCAAAAGCCGTTACCGAGTTTCGTCGGGCCGAAACCCTGGATGCTTCGGTCGAACAGCTCTATTATTACCTGGGTACTACGGAATGGGCGATGGGCCATATGGCTGAAGCCTGCACGGCCTGGCAGCGTGGCGATGCCGCTGGTGATGAACAGGCAAGGGCGGAATATAGGGCCAAATGCAAAAAAAGGTGA
- a CDS encoding sensor histidine kinase, which translates to MSADSEMLDNEAIFRALVMESPIPIALLVGREMIITVANKPQLAVWGKGANVFGMPLAKAIPEMEGQPFLAILDEVFTTGVTFATDSTPAHMMIDGVMKTVYFDFSFKPLKNKQGAVYGIIATGVEITLQVAAHQALLLREEQLRQQSMELDRQVAERTQQLEDSIQDLKRSNQNLQQFAYIASHDLQEPLRKIQQFGDLLQNQYRTELGEGITYLERMQNAAHRMSSLIRDLLSYSRISTQRRTSQPVSLTTIVEDVVQNLELLIQETAATIQTGDLPQVAGDASQLEQLFQNLVSNALKFRRFGVAPQIQIVSSEVMASDLPVDFKPHRLANGYYRIDVVDNGIGFEEKYLDRIFMVFQRLHGRSEYAGTGIGLAICEKVVLNHGGWINAQSRPGQGATFSVYLPL; encoded by the coding sequence ATGAGTGCCGATTCTGAAATGCTCGATAATGAAGCCATTTTCCGTGCCCTGGTAATGGAGTCCCCCATTCCGATTGCCTTACTGGTTGGCCGGGAGATGATCATTACCGTAGCGAATAAACCGCAGCTAGCTGTATGGGGAAAAGGGGCTAATGTTTTTGGAATGCCCTTAGCCAAGGCTATCCCTGAGATGGAAGGGCAGCCCTTTCTGGCAATCCTGGACGAGGTATTTACCACAGGCGTAACGTTCGCTACCGACAGCACCCCCGCCCATATGATGATCGATGGGGTGATGAAGACCGTATATTTCGATTTTTCGTTTAAACCTCTCAAAAACAAGCAGGGCGCCGTTTACGGGATCATAGCAACGGGGGTCGAGATTACGCTACAGGTAGCCGCCCATCAGGCTCTGCTATTGCGAGAAGAGCAATTACGTCAGCAGTCGATGGAACTGGATCGACAAGTAGCCGAACGCACCCAGCAGTTGGAAGATTCGATTCAGGACTTGAAGCGGTCGAACCAAAACCTTCAACAGTTTGCGTATATCGCATCGCACGATTTGCAGGAGCCTCTTCGAAAGATTCAGCAATTCGGTGACCTCCTCCAGAATCAATACCGCACAGAGCTGGGAGAAGGAATAACCTATCTGGAGCGGATGCAAAATGCAGCCCATCGGATGTCGAGTCTGATTCGAGACTTGTTGAGCTATTCACGGATCTCCACACAACGGAGGACCAGCCAACCGGTATCGCTCACTACCATCGTAGAGGATGTGGTCCAAAACCTAGAGCTACTCATCCAGGAAACGGCAGCAACTATTCAGACTGGCGACTTACCCCAGGTCGCTGGTGATGCTTCACAATTAGAACAGTTATTCCAGAACTTAGTAAGTAATGCCCTCAAGTTTCGCAGGTTCGGGGTTGCTCCTCAGATTCAGATTGTGTCGAGTGAGGTGATGGCCAGTGATTTACCTGTTGATTTTAAGCCCCATCGACTGGCCAATGGCTATTATCGAATTGATGTCGTGGACAATGGTATCGGCTTTGAGGAAAAATACCTGGATCGCATTTTTATGGTGTTTCAGCGCTTACATGGACGAAGTGAATATGCCGGAACGGGCATTGGATTAGCCATTTGCGAGAAAGTAGTCCTTAATCACGGCGGTTGGATAAACGCGCAAAGTCGACCTGGGCAGGGGGCAACTTTTAGTGTGTACCTACCTCTATAA
- a CDS encoding LytR/AlgR family response regulator transcription factor — MTNCLVVDDEAPARALLMEHLSTLPGFTVLACLDNAVDAFTFLQANPVDLAFLDIQMPKLSGLDLIRSLKTRPRIILTTAYREHAVTAFELDVLDYLVKPITQERFMRAVSKYLHAQNNPELPSPIPSRYDEMYMFFKVGRDQTKIFLKDIVFIEGLGDYIKVHTKERAYVASEKLGYMEQKLPDDKFIRVHKSFIIAWDKLLSYNPDQVTLVTDILPLGRFYKGDFFRKIQTGNVCLSEAKGS, encoded by the coding sequence ATGACTAATTGCTTAGTAGTTGATGATGAAGCACCAGCCCGGGCGCTACTCATGGAGCATCTTTCAACGTTGCCCGGTTTTACGGTCTTGGCCTGCTTGGACAATGCAGTCGATGCGTTCACGTTTTTGCAGGCGAACCCGGTTGATCTGGCTTTTCTTGATATTCAGATGCCCAAATTATCTGGTCTTGATTTGATACGATCCCTAAAAACTCGCCCCAGAATCATTCTCACTACGGCCTATAGGGAGCATGCGGTGACGGCTTTCGAACTGGATGTTTTGGATTACTTAGTCAAACCAATTACCCAGGAACGATTCATGCGGGCGGTTTCAAAGTACCTGCATGCACAAAACAATCCTGAGCTCCCTTCACCGATTCCCAGCCGTTATGATGAGATGTATATGTTTTTTAAGGTAGGGCGCGATCAAACTAAAATTTTCCTGAAGGACATTGTTTTTATTGAAGGGTTAGGTGATTACATAAAGGTACACACGAAAGAAAGGGCCTACGTAGCGTCCGAAAAATTAGGCTATATGGAACAGAAGCTTCCTGATGATAAGTTTATCCGAGTACACAAATCGTTCATCATCGCCTGGGACAAACTGCTCAGTTACAACCCGGATCAGGTTACTCTGGTGACAGATATACTTCCGCTGGGCCGATTCTATAAAGGGGACTTTTTCCGAAAAATCCAGACCGGCAACGTGTGTTTGTCAGAAGCTAAGGGTAGCTAG
- a CDS encoding sensor histidine kinase has protein sequence MKLTRDVPFNTVFWLLYFLYQWLGLASLYGNYHDYFINACMALPVAFVFSRLAVYFLIKRRLAETSRVVDWVNLVLISLLLLVLRRYINYYFLYPTYFPQAQRMPFLSAGKMLVEFVNLYTVTGLYALYYFIQCWYEERFRVHQLVQQTTTAELNLLKAQVQPHFVFNTLNNMYSTALTSSPETASLIAHLSGFLAYNLYESNQATVPLATEISYIEHYIELQKNRYGPKLDVSINVYTPIHDLQIAPLLLLPLVENCFKHGVTSSADLSWIRIDIARQPGQFSVKIANSKDEQGSVPVSDMGGIGLSNVKKRLSLLYPDAHELTSIDEPHAYLICLTINTLNYD, from the coding sequence ATGAAACTAACCAGAGACGTTCCATTTAATACCGTTTTTTGGCTGCTGTATTTCCTGTATCAGTGGCTAGGTCTGGCGTCTCTCTATGGCAATTATCATGACTACTTTATCAATGCCTGTATGGCGTTGCCTGTCGCCTTTGTCTTTTCCAGACTGGCCGTTTATTTTCTGATCAAAAGGCGTTTGGCGGAAACCAGCCGGGTAGTCGATTGGGTGAATTTGGTGCTCATTTCCCTTTTGTTACTTGTTCTCCGGCGCTACATCAATTACTACTTTCTTTATCCGACGTATTTTCCGCAAGCCCAGCGTATGCCTTTTCTTTCGGCTGGAAAAATGCTGGTTGAGTTCGTTAACTTATATACGGTAACCGGCTTATATGCTTTGTATTACTTTATCCAATGCTGGTATGAGGAACGCTTTCGGGTTCACCAATTGGTACAGCAGACGACAACGGCCGAATTAAACCTGCTCAAAGCGCAGGTACAGCCCCATTTTGTATTCAACACGTTAAACAACATGTATTCCACTGCTTTGACGAGCAGTCCTGAAACGGCCTCGCTGATAGCGCATCTGTCAGGTTTCCTGGCATACAATTTATATGAATCCAATCAGGCAACGGTGCCTTTAGCAACAGAGATTTCCTATATCGAACATTACATCGAACTGCAAAAAAACCGATATGGCCCTAAGCTGGATGTATCAATTAATGTATATACCCCAATCCATGATCTGCAGATTGCTCCTCTGCTCTTGTTACCTCTGGTAGAGAATTGCTTTAAGCATGGCGTGACTAGCTCGGCAGACTTAAGCTGGATTCGTATCGATATTGCCAGACAGCCCGGTCAATTTTCGGTTAAGATCGCTAACAGCAAGGATGAGCAAGGTTCCGTACCCGTGTCGGATATGGGAGGGATTGGGTTATCGAATGTTAAAAAAAGGTTGTCATTACTTTATCCAGATGCCCATGAGCTAACGAGTATCGACGAGCCGCATGCCTATCTGATTTGCTTAACAATTAATACGTTGAACTATGACTAA
- a CDS encoding DUF1624 domain-containing protein: MIHPYGLSKERVSSMKRNNSIDIMRGLVMILMPLDHIRDLLHVTSLSQSPTDLTTTTPALFFTRWITHLCAPTFVFLSGASAFLSIKAKNDRADTRRFLLSRGIWLVVLEFSIVNFGIWFDLNFNVLIFEVIAAIGVGFLILSTLLRFPPRIVGLIGGMIVTFHQLVSLLPVPENSLLKGLMSLFSPIAFPYGTGKLVLIAYPPVPWLGIMLIGYGAGYFFESTENGQRRIFLKIGLLLLGLFTALRVANLYGDPSRWSAQKTILYTFLSFINVTKYPPSLQFCLLFLGIMFLILSRVQGLKNRWTDRIGVYGKTPLFYFLVHWYLIHPLVFAMVFLQGFNRSDLVFGTNFGRPKMGSGVELWAIYLIWAVIVLTMYPLCRWYGGFKARHKEQTWLRYI, from the coding sequence ATGATTCACCCCTACGGATTGAGTAAAGAACGAGTAAGCAGCATGAAACGGAACAACAGTATTGATATTATGCGCGGTCTGGTGATGATCCTAATGCCTCTGGACCACATTCGGGACCTTTTACATGTCACTTCGTTATCACAGTCCCCTACGGATCTGACGACGACAACGCCTGCGTTATTTTTCACCCGATGGATCACGCATTTATGTGCACCGACGTTTGTATTTCTGTCCGGGGCTTCCGCTTTTCTGTCCATAAAGGCTAAAAATGATCGGGCCGATACCAGGCGTTTCCTGCTTTCAAGAGGCATCTGGCTGGTCGTTTTAGAGTTCAGCATAGTCAATTTCGGCATCTGGTTCGACTTGAACTTCAATGTCCTGATTTTTGAGGTTATCGCGGCCATTGGTGTTGGATTCCTGATTCTTAGTACGTTGTTACGATTCCCGCCCCGGATAGTGGGGTTAATCGGGGGCATGATCGTCACGTTTCACCAGTTGGTCAGTTTACTTCCGGTTCCAGAGAACTCGCTCTTAAAAGGGCTGATGTCTCTTTTTTCACCCATAGCTTTTCCATATGGTACAGGAAAACTAGTTTTGATCGCCTACCCACCAGTTCCCTGGCTTGGTATTATGTTGATTGGCTACGGTGCCGGTTATTTTTTTGAATCAACCGAAAACGGCCAACGACGGATTTTCCTGAAAATAGGATTACTATTGCTCGGCTTATTTACGGCTTTGCGAGTAGCTAACCTATATGGTGATCCCAGTCGCTGGTCTGCTCAAAAGACGATACTCTATACATTTCTCTCTTTCATCAACGTAACCAAATATCCCCCGTCGCTGCAATTCTGCCTTCTTTTTCTGGGGATCATGTTTCTGATTCTTTCACGGGTACAAGGCCTGAAAAACAGGTGGACAGATCGGATCGGTGTCTATGGAAAAACCCCACTGTTTTATTTTTTGGTGCACTGGTATTTGATCCATCCACTTGTTTTTGCCATGGTTTTCCTGCAAGGGTTTAACCGTTCTGATCTGGTATTCGGCACTAACTTCGGCCGACCTAAGATGGGCAGCGGAGTTGAGTTATGGGCTATTTATTTGATTTGGGCCGTCATTGTGCTCACGATGTACCCACTTTGTCGATGGTATGGGGGCTTTAAGGCGCGACATAAAGAGCAAACGTGGCTTCGCTATATCTAA